CTTGTTTTTATAATGCATGGATTTGGGGCCATGATTATTTTTTAAATACGAATTCATGTTTAAATATTCCACTTCACCCTGGCTCATTTCCTCTTTTATAAACCACTTCTGTATGGCGGCACCCTTAACCATTTTATAATTGTTTGCGCTTTCATTGCTTCTTAAATATTTTTTATGGAAGGTTAAGTTAATTTCACCTTCATAGCATTTCGCATATTGTATTAACCTTTCCGTTTCAGCTATTTTTTTTAAAACTTTATACTCATATTGATTAATTGATGGTATTGTATAGTTAAAAGGATCAAAACTAATAATATCTTGATTGTTTAATGTTACTTTTTTTCCATTTTGCATATATTTGCTATCCCAAACATTCAAAACAAATTCATATCTAATTTGCTTTATCTTGAAACACTGTATAATGCAGACACTCATCTTAGCATCTTCAAAAACCCTAAGCTTTATGTTATCTCTTTCTGGGAAAGAATCAATTTTTACAATATTCATATTCTCTAAAAAATGTTTCCGTAATTTTGTAGCTGAAATATCAGCTAAAAAAGAATTTTGAAATATTTCACACAAAAAACCATTTTTCTTAAGCAATTCTAAAGATTTTGCAAGAAATAACTTATACGCATTTAATTTTCCACCACAAGCTTTATCATAAATGCGATATTTTTTAAAAGCAGCAATTTCATCTTTTTTATCTCCTTGATAAACATCATAAGGTGGATTTGCAACAACAACATCAAAACCGCCACTAACGCGAAATACTTCAGAAAATGATAACTGATAATCAAAATCAACTTTGTAACCCAATAACTTTATAGAGGATAAATATATATTCGTTATTATTTTATCAATATCTTTTTTTAATTTACTCTTTTCTTGTGGCGCTGTAGCATTAATATATTTATTTTTAAGTTCTTCAACCATATCAAGATTTCTATGCTGGTACCCATAACCTTTGAGTGAATCCCCCCGAACAATTTTATAATCCAAATTTGGCAAAGGTTTAATATTCTCAATATCCATTTCATCAACCACCAGAGATAGCCAAAGTCTTAACTTAGCTATCTCCACAGCCCCACTGTCAATATCCACGCCATAAAGCGAATTTTCTATGCACTGCCTTTTATAATCATAAGCTGCTGACTTTTTCCTTTTATCCAGCACGCTGCGTATCTTTACGATCTCGCTCATCATGCCTACGGGGAATGCCCCTGAGCCTACCGCCGGGTCGCAAACTTTTATGCCGGCCAGCAAATCGTCAATCCTTTTAGCATTATCCCTTATGGTCTGCGGCATTTTATGTGGGTATGCTCTGCTCGCCCCGCCTTTTTCGTTGATATGATCCTCGTGCTCCTTTATGCCCTCGCCATGCAAAATAAGCGTTTCAATATCCCCTTTAGATATTTCAGGATTAGCTTTATGCTCAACGGTTATATCCAATTGCCCCCTTTTGCCCTGGTTACCCAATAGGTTTAAATTCTTTTCGCCCATGATTTCATAACAAGCTGGTTCGCTATTTAATCCTGTGAAAAGATAATTTATCAAGCTTTGCTGGCACATATAGTGAACTATCTCGCGCGGAGTATAATAAACCCCAAACTGCTTATTGAATTTACCTTCTTCACCGGTTTTTAAGGCCTTTTTATATTCGCTGAAGTTATCCGGCCTGATGGCATTAAATTTCTCATAGGCCTTGCCCAATAACTCCGGATCAATGGCCACTTCCTTATCCAAGGGCTCATCCTCTTTTACCGTAAAATTATACCTGTCAAATATATCCAATATTCCATCACCTGCGTCCCCTTCGGGCGTTCGGTGATTGTTGGAAAAAAGATCATCCGGCAGTAAGATATCTGTCTTGGACCAGTCATAGTTGAAAATTGGGTCGAACAAACCACCATTAAGAAACGGTATCTTACACTTAAATTGACTGTAATAATGGTCTTCGTGGCTCCGGTCAAGCCGCAGCGCCTCATAGAACAGCGGTTCTAAGATATCATTAAAGAAATTTGTGTACGATCCATGCTTCTTTTCAAATAACTCCCTAAGAAACTGCTTGGAACCGCACCCCCAAGCACCGTTCTTGGGAACACCAAACCATCCTTTTTTCTGCAAAAAATATAAGAAAACTATCTGGCCTAAAAGTTTTTTGGCAAAGTCAACGGTATTGACGCCTTTACCCTCAAAGTCTTTTTCAATGGCCGGATCATTTTTAACCGTTTTATCCAACGCCTCTTTTGTATCAAGAAAAAGATTGCGATACTTAGTGAAAAATTCCTTGGTCACGCTCTCAATATTAAAAGCTTCTTCAAGTTTACCCAGAGTGGGGTTCTTTTCGTCTTCAGCTAAAATGGGAACCAAGCGGCTTTGGGCAGTATGGCTTCTCTCATTCACACCTACCAGAAACGACCAACGCCGGGCCGGAGTAAACTCATCTACCGGCTTTGGCCGGCCGCTTGATTTATCAAACACAGTATCCATCTTAACCAACGAAAAACGCCAGTCTGCGGAGTTGGGCGAGACAAATGCCACCAAGGCCGCATCCTTGGAGCTGGTTCTTCCATAGTCGCCCTTTAAATAACCAGCCACAAAATTTCTCTGCATGGTCCGGGCATGGCCCACCGAATGATCTTTTTTTAGATGTACTATTAGGATATCAAGCCGTTTATTATCAGCATCCTTGTATTTGCCCAAACGCTCAAAGGAATCAACCTGTTCGCTGAATGACTGGCGAACATTGACACCTTTTAATGTAAACGGTGCATCCTCATACCCGTTCAGCAATTCTCTGGTAAAACGGGCATATTTATCTTTATCAAACTGCTGTTCAAAAGTACTTTTGATAAGACTGACGGCTTGTTGGTTATCCATTTTATCCTTAAATATTTACTGTTTTATTTAGCTTCCAGGAACATGGAAAGAATAACCTCGCGTTTGCCCGAGGAAATGTAATTTTGTTCCGCATAGTGGCCTTCCAACAGCCTGGCCGGTATAGTTGTCTGTAAAACGGACAACACTTTAAGCGGGTTTTCTATCCCGTTATTAAGCTTTTTAAGGGCTTTGTTAGTTTCCTTGGCCGTCTGTTTGGGCAACCCGCCATGCTCCAAAGCGGTTTGGACCTTTTTAATGTACAGCTCCTGGTCATCCGTAAGCTGTTTGGTATTCTTGAACACCGCCCTTAATATCTGCAATACCTGATAGGCGCTGTCGCGGCCGCGGCGGATGCTTTCCTGCACGGCATCTTCGGTGGTTGAATAAACAAAGGCTTCCTTGTTCTTGTCCAGCAGTTCGTATATATTGCCTGGCAGATGCTGCTTATCCTCTTTGTCGCTGCTTTCCATCAGTCCGGCCGCTGTCATAAAATCAAGCTCACTTGGGGCTTTATTACTTTCGGCAATGAAAAACTTCTGCAATTTACCATGGCGGAAATATGTAACAAGCCCTATATTGCCGGTCTTCCCCTTTTTGGCGCTGCGGGCCTTTTTGGGCAGCTGCTTGATCTGGTTAAACAGGTCTTGGTTGTTATCCCGCACATCTTTTATGACCTTAAGGTATTTCAATTCGCTTTCCCCGTTCTCATCCTCACCCATAAGGGCGGTCTTTGAACAAAGACGGTTGAACAGCTCATGGGAACCTATCGGCTCGCCGTCAGTCAAAAGGGCGGCATCGCCCCCCAATAGGCTTAAAAAGGCGTGGATTTTAGCCTCGGCAGCCTCCTTCAATTTAATTTGCTGGTTGGCCTGCCTGGTGGGAAAGAAATTAAAGGTGTGGATGGCATCAAATTTTGTATCAATGCGGTTTACCCGGCCAACCCGCTGCATCATCCTGGTGGGATTCCAGGGTATGTCGTAATTTATAACGATATTGGAACGGTGCAGGTTAACGCCCTCGGAAAGGACTTCGGTGGAAACCAATATCCTGTATTCATCTTTTCTATGCCTGGCTTTGGCGTCAAAATTTTCTATCACCTTGTCCCGGATCAGCTCGCTTGATCCCCCGGTGTAGCAAAGCACGGAATTAGGTTCGTATTCCGCCATGTTTTTAGCCAGGTATTCCGCAGTTTCCTTGGATTCGGTGAAGATTATCAGTTTTTTACCTTTTAGGATCTTATTACTTTTCAACACGTGAAGAAAAGACAGATATTTCGGATCACGCTCAATGTTCTTCCATGACCGCTCGATCTGCTTCAATACCTGCAGATCGTTTTTAAGGTCCTTGATGAAATTATCCTTAAATTCGCGGCTTTTAAATTCTACCGCCCGCTCCTCTTCTATAAGCCTCTGTATGGCTTCATCATCGTCGTCTTCAATGTACTCAAATATTTTATCGGTATACTTTTTACTTACAAATACCCGGCCTTTTTCGTATTGTTCAATGAACATTTTATAAGAATAGATGAATCTATCCACCGTCTTTTTAAAGGCGTAAAAGCTGCTTTCCAGCCTTTTCACCAAAAGGATCTTTATGAATTTACCCATGTTTTTCTGGGACTGCGCTTCCAGTTGGTCAACGCCTTCCTTTAGGTAGAGCATAGGCATATAACGGGCATAGGTAAACTTTCCCGATATCAATTCAATGGTTTCATTGAATATCTCATCCTCTTGCTTATTCAATATGTAGTACAGCGGTTCGGGTTTCTTGACATCCGGGAATTTTATTTTTTGTTTATCAAGATCATTCTTGAAGTATTTTTCGATCTCTGTTCTGGTTCTGCGAACGATCAGGTATTTGAGGGCTTTTTCCCTTATCAACCGGGCATTTTCCTTCACCACTCTAATATACTCATCATAATCACTCTGGCGGTCAAGATCCTTGAGTTTTTTATCCAGACCAAGGAAAAACGATTCCAGGTCTTCCCGGCCGGGTATGGTGCTTTTCTTGGCATTCTGAAACAACTTGATCTGGCTCAGGATGTCCCTGGGCGAATTGTTGTATGGTGTAGCCGTCACCAATATAACCCGTTTGCCCCGGCAGACCTCGGCTAATTTTTCATAAGTTTGATTTGTTTCGGTTCTAAAACGGTGCGCTTCATCAATTATTATGTTCTTATATTTTTCGACATTTCCTTCGGTAAGGCTGTCTAACTTGCCGATGGATTCGAAATCTGCATGGGTTCTAAAATCAGAGAACGCATTCCTCCATGAACCTGGGTTCTCCTTTTTCAACAGAATGGGAGGGGCCAAAACCAGCGTTCTGCCGTCCAGTTGACCGGCCAGCATTGTGGCAATATAGGTCTTCCCCAACCCAACCACATCCGATATGAACACCCCGCCGTATTCCTCAAGTATCTTCTTGGCGTTCAATACCGCCTGTTCCTGGTATTCCAGCTTCATGAATTCCTGGGGCAGATACTGGGCAAAGACCTCATCCATCTGGTTCAGTTCATCCTTGAAATATTCATATAAAAACTTCAAGTAGAGCTGATTGGGCGTGATATTGGGATTAAGCCAGGTTTTAGTTTCCAAGGTTTGAATGTATTTATCGCTGACATCAACCGAATCCTTCCACAACTCCTCAAACTTTCCCTTAGCAAATCTGAAATCTTCACTGTTTTTTAGTTCAACATTAAACTCCAGGTTGTCGACCAGACCAGCCTGGGTCAAGTTACTGGAACCGGTTATAACCCGTCCCTGGTCTCTGTCCCCATCTTTAAAACTGACGATGTAAAGCTTGGCGTGAATGTCCTGCGATGGATAAGCCCGTATCTCCAGTTTTTTGTTGTGTACCCATTCTATGAACTTGATGATGCCTTGCTCCACATCCTTTTTATCCTGTGATTCTTCAAATTCCCGTTCCAATGGTTCCTCTATCGACCTTTTAGACTCGGCATGTGAAAAGCTCATGGTCTGCTGAACATCCTGGTGAAGCAAATCGTATGTCCGCCTATCGGTGCTTATGCCGATAAGTATCCGTATTTTATCGGTATTCTCAAGCGCTTTATAAATGGCATAAAAACCGCTGGTGTAAAAATAACCAACCAGGCAGTCAAAATACTTTGCATCCTTAATTAAAGTATTAAAACGGTCTTTTAAATGTTTACCATCTTCGTTGGTTATAAATGTAATATCATTTAGCATTATATTTAACTCTTTATTATTATTTTTTCAATGAATGTTAAAGTAAAATTCATCTTGTTCAAGTATTAATATTAAGGGTTAAATAACAAAAAAACACTCCCTCCGGCCCTCGACGATATCGTTGGTGATGCCGTTATCGTCAAAGCGGAAATACCGCTGGGGCTCTAAAAAAGGAGAGTTTATTATCGGATCTGTTATTACAACTTGTGCCATTATTTTATAACTTATATTTTTATACAGCTTGATAAATATAATACTATTAAACGCAAGTTAATGTCAAACGAAATATTCCCGGTTTCCTATTCACATTTCACAATTCACACTTTACCCTTTACCGTTCCCCGCATCACCTTCCGCCCCATATTCCTGATAACTAATAACCAACAACTATCAACTAAGTTCTTGCCACACTTCCATTTTCCCTTCAAAAACGTCCCCTTTTGGCTCTAAATCGGCCCCGTTCGACCCCTTATCGGTCCCGTTTACCCACTTATCAGTCCCGTTCGGCCCCTGATCGGTCCCGTTCGACCCTAGATCGGTCCCGTTCGACCCCCAATCGGTCCCGTTCGACCCCTGATCGGTCCCGTTGGGGCAGAGATCGGTCCCGTTCGACCTCTGATCGGGCCCGTTTGCCCCCAGATCGGTCCCGTTAATACCCACATCGGACCCGTTGTATCGCCCATTCGGCCCGCCTGCCGGGCAGGCAGGCAGGGACACGATGCATCGTGTCCCTACGGTATTTCGTGGGGCATGGTCCCCTGGATCCCCGATCAGGTAGGGGAGGGTTTAAAACCCTACCCTACGATATTGGGCCATCATGCGGGTTTGGTCAACCGGCCAACCGGTGCCCCTACGAAAAATATCTTTGCGTCTTTGCGGTGAAAGGACGGGGGACCAATGGCACACAGATACACACGGATCTATACGCTTGCCCGCCTATATGGACCACTTGCTAATGGCGGGGATGCACACGGATCTTTTCTTATGCTGGGTTGCGGGGACGGGGGGCAGTCGGCGGCTTCGGACATCGGACAAAAAGAACTGCGATGAATATCAGATCCTGGTATTCCGTATTCATGTCGTTACACATTAGCTGGACCGCCCCCGGGACTTCTGACCTCACCCTTCCCTCTCCTAACGCTTTAGGAGAGGGGCAGGGGAGAGGTGTCACAAGAGAAAGTAAGGGCCGTTCCCGGGACACCCCTCTGTATCTCCACTTATTAGGGGATGACAATATGGGATTGCTTCATCTGGCCGACAGGGAGTGTTATCGCAATGACTGTAATGGTCCAAGTATCTTGGTGTCTTTGTGTCTTAGTGGCAAAAAAGCCTTTGCGCCTCTGCGGTTCAAAGGCCCCCCTCCTGCCGCATTTATGCATTGACTTTGCCCGCCCACTTAAGGTAATATTCATTTATGAAAAAGATCTGCCTTTACCTATCATCCCTGCTTATCCTCCCCCTGACGTCCCAGGCCCAGCAGTGGACCAGCCATACCAATTTCAACCATATCTCCCAGCTGGCCTTCCAGCCGGGGGGCGATATCCTCTGGGGGGCCACCCCCGGCGGGCTGTTCTCCTTCTCGTCCAGCGATACTGTCTTGATCAGACACTACAGCAACGTGGACGGCCTGCCGTATATAGAGGCCTCCTCGGTGGCTTTGGACCAGCACCACCACAAGTGGATCGGCACCCTAGGCGGCGGGCTGGCCAAACTGGATTCGGCCGGCAATGCCTGGACCGTGTTCACCCGGAACGACGGCCTGGCCTCGGACACGGTCCTGTGCGCCGCGGCCGGCGGGCAGAACGTTTTTGCCGGAGGGTACGGCTCGCTGTCCTATTATGACGGCTACAACTGGTTCTCCCTGCTGGCCCAGCAGGGAT
The sequence above is drawn from the Candidatus Edwardsbacteria bacterium genome and encodes:
- a CDS encoding TaqI-like C-terminal specificity domain-containing protein, with amino-acid sequence MDNQQAVSLIKSTFEQQFDKDKYARFTRELLNGYEDAPFTLKGVNVRQSFSEQVDSFERLGKYKDADNKRLDILIVHLKKDHSVGHARTMQRNFVAGYLKGDYGRTSSKDAALVAFVSPNSADWRFSLVKMDTVFDKSSGRPKPVDEFTPARRWSFLVGVNERSHTAQSRLVPILAEDEKNPTLGKLEEAFNIESVTKEFFTKYRNLFLDTKEALDKTVKNDPAIEKDFEGKGVNTVDFAKKLLGQIVFLYFLQKKGWFGVPKNGAWGCGSKQFLRELFEKKHGSYTNFFNDILEPLFYEALRLDRSHEDHYYSQFKCKIPFLNGGLFDPIFNYDWSKTDILLPDDLFSNNHRTPEGDAGDGILDIFDRYNFTVKEDEPLDKEVAIDPELLGKAYEKFNAIRPDNFSEYKKALKTGEEGKFNKQFGVYYTPREIVHYMCQQSLINYLFTGLNSEPACYEIMGEKNLNLLGNQGKRGQLDITVEHKANPEISKGDIETLILHGEGIKEHEDHINEKGGASRAYPHKMPQTIRDNAKRIDDLLAGIKVCDPAVGSGAFPVGMMSEIVKIRSVLDKRKKSAAYDYKRQCIENSLYGVDIDSGAVEIAKLRLWLSLVVDEMDIENIKPLPNLDYKIVRGDSLKGYGYQHRNLDMVEELKNKYINATAPQEKSKLKKDIDKIITNIYLSSIKLLGYKVDFDYQLSFSEVFRVSGGFDVVVANPPYDVYQGDKKDEIAAFKKYRIYDKACGGKLNAYKLFLAKSLELLKKNGFLCEIFQNSFLADISATKLRKHFLENMNIVKIDSFPERDNIKLRVFEDAKMSVCIIQCFKIKQIRYEFVLNVWDSKYMQNGKKVTLNNQDIISFDPFNYTIPSINQYEYKVLKKIAETERLIQYAKCYEGEINLTFHKKYLRSNESANNYKMVKGAAIQKWFIKEEMSQGEVEYLNMNSYLKNNHGPKSMHYKNKRIVMQGITGVDEKNRLKMTMVGPQVFCGNSTNYVLVNNKNIKDKYLLALLNSKLINWYFKIFSTNSNVNAYEVEGLPILLKTNETQNLFIELVDKIMAIANTSDYLQNKQKQDKIEEYQNQINIMVYKLYGLTHVEVKIVDPGFALSEKEYNAFKI
- a CDS encoding helicase-related protein, producing MLNDITFITNEDGKHLKDRFNTLIKDAKYFDCLVGYFYTSGFYAIYKALENTDKIRILIGISTDRRTYDLLHQDVQQTMSFSHAESKRSIEEPLEREFEESQDKKDVEQGIIKFIEWVHNKKLEIRAYPSQDIHAKLYIVSFKDGDRDQGRVITGSSNLTQAGLVDNLEFNVELKNSEDFRFAKGKFEELWKDSVDVSDKYIQTLETKTWLNPNITPNQLYLKFLYEYFKDELNQMDEVFAQYLPQEFMKLEYQEQAVLNAKKILEEYGGVFISDVVGLGKTYIATMLAGQLDGRTLVLAPPILLKKENPGSWRNAFSDFRTHADFESIGKLDSLTEGNVEKYKNIIIDEAHRFRTETNQTYEKLAEVCRGKRVILVTATPYNNSPRDILSQIKLFQNAKKSTIPGREDLESFFLGLDKKLKDLDRQSDYDEYIRVVKENARLIREKALKYLIVRRTRTEIEKYFKNDLDKQKIKFPDVKKPEPLYYILNKQEDEIFNETIELISGKFTYARYMPMLYLKEGVDQLEAQSQKNMGKFIKILLVKRLESSFYAFKKTVDRFIYSYKMFIEQYEKGRVFVSKKYTDKIFEYIEDDDDEAIQRLIEEERAVEFKSREFKDNFIKDLKNDLQVLKQIERSWKNIERDPKYLSFLHVLKSNKILKGKKLIIFTESKETAEYLAKNMAEYEPNSVLCYTGGSSELIRDKVIENFDAKARHRKDEYRILVSTEVLSEGVNLHRSNIVINYDIPWNPTRMMQRVGRVNRIDTKFDAIHTFNFFPTRQANQQIKLKEAAEAKIHAFLSLLGGDAALLTDGEPIGSHELFNRLCSKTALMGEDENGESELKYLKVIKDVRDNNQDLFNQIKQLPKKARSAKKGKTGNIGLVTYFRHGKLQKFFIAESNKAPSELDFMTAAGLMESSDKEDKQHLPGNIYELLDKNKEAFVYSTTEDAVQESIRRGRDSAYQVLQILRAVFKNTKQLTDDQELYIKKVQTALEHGGLPKQTAKETNKALKKLNNGIENPLKVLSVLQTTIPARLLEGHYAEQNYISSGKREVILSMFLEAK